The stretch of DNA atcttatactgttattattttctaatgttGGAATTAATAATTGAGCAGTGTTCGTGAATGGGAGATTTTGCAAGAACCCGGAGCTGGTGAAAGCAGAGGACTTCTTCTTCTCAGGAATCAACATACCGGGCAACACAGACAACGCAGTTGGATCCAATGTCACGGCTGTCTTCGTCGACAACCTGCCAGGGCTCAACACACTAGGAGTATCCCTAGCGCGTATCGACTTCGCCCCATATGGACTGAACCCGCCTCACACTCACCCGCGCGCCTCGGAAATACTTTTCGTGGCGGAGGGAACACTGTACGTAGGTTTCGTTTCGTCGAACCAAGACGGGAACAGACTGTTCACGAAGGTTCTGAACAAGGGAGACGTGTTTGTGT from Cannabis sativa cultivar Pink pepper isolate KNU-18-1 chromosome 2, ASM2916894v1, whole genome shotgun sequence encodes:
- the LOC115720666 gene encoding germin-like protein subfamily 1 member 16, whose protein sequence is MKTPTFVLALFFLALAAHNGNAYDPSPLQDFCVAFDDPKDMLFVNGRFCKNPELVKAEDFFFSGINIPGNTDNAVGSNVTAVFVDNLPGLNTLGVSLARIDFAPYGLNPPHTHPRASEILFVAEGTLYVGFVSSNQDGNRLFTKVLNKGDVFVFPIGMIHFQFNIGKTPALAFAGLGSQNPGVITIANAVFGSNPPINPDVLAKAFMLEKNVVQYLQKRFGACS